One part of the Streptomyces nigra genome encodes these proteins:
- a CDS encoding FHA domain-containing protein FhaB/FipA: MSELTLTVMRLGFLAVLWLFVIVAVQVIRSDLFGTRVTQRGARREAGRQQQAARQTAPPQQRGQQGGGRQRRNAPTKLVVSEGTLTGTTVALQGQTITLGRAHDSTIVLDDDYASSRHARIYPDRDGQWIVEDLGSTNGTYLDRTRLTTPTPVPLGAPIRIGKTVIELRK; this comes from the coding sequence ATGTCAGAGCTGACCCTCACGGTCATGCGGCTGGGTTTCCTGGCCGTACTGTGGCTGTTCGTGATCGTGGCCGTGCAGGTCATCCGCAGCGACCTGTTCGGTACGCGTGTCACCCAGCGCGGGGCCAGGCGAGAGGCCGGACGGCAGCAGCAGGCCGCCCGGCAGACGGCGCCGCCGCAGCAACGCGGCCAGCAGGGCGGCGGCCGCCAGCGCCGTAACGCCCCGACCAAGCTGGTCGTGTCCGAGGGCACGCTCACCGGCACCACCGTCGCCCTCCAGGGGCAGACCATCACCCTGGGCCGGGCGCACGACAGCACGATCGTGCTGGACGACGACTACGCCTCCAGCCGGCATGCCAGGATCTACCCGGACCGCGACGGCCAGTGGATCGTCGAGGACCTTGGCTCCACCAACGGCACGTACCTCGACCGAACGCGGCTGACGACCCCCACGCCTGTTCCGCTGGGCGCGCCGATCCGCATCGGCAAGACCGTCATCGAGCTGCGGAAGTAG
- a CDS encoding FtsW/RodA/SpoVE family cell cycle protein, whose product MSSTTNSPTHHTSTIGAIGAPSRRNTELGLLVFAVVIPVFAYANVGLAINDEVPAGLLAYGIGLGLLAGIGHLGVRKFAPYADPLLLPLATLLNGLGLVIIWRLDQSKRLQAGNTFVEAAPRQLLYSAMGMALLVAVLIFLKDHRVLQRYTYISMAVALVLLLLPLVPGLGADVFGAKIWIKIPGLGTLQPGEFAKIVLAVFFAGYLMVKRDALALASRRFMGLYLPRGRDLGPIIVVWMISILILVFETDLGTSLLFFGMFVIMLYVATERTSWIVFGLLMSAVGAVGVASFEPHIQTRVQAWLDPAREFALSRAGVQDGIIHSEQAMQALWAFGSGGTLGTGLGQGNSDLIGFAANSDFILATFGEELGLAGVMAILLIYGLIVERGVRTALAARDPFGKLLAVGLSGAFALQVFVVAGGVMGLIPLTGMTLPFVAYGGSSVIANWALIGILLRISDTARRPAPAPAPNPDAEMTQVVRPS is encoded by the coding sequence ATGAGCAGTACTACGAACTCGCCGACGCACCACACGTCCACGATCGGCGCCATCGGAGCGCCGAGCCGCCGCAACACCGAACTCGGGTTGCTGGTCTTCGCGGTCGTGATCCCGGTGTTCGCCTACGCCAACGTGGGTCTGGCGATCAACGACGAAGTGCCGGCCGGCCTGCTCGCCTACGGCATCGGCCTGGGCCTGCTGGCAGGCATAGGCCATCTGGGCGTGCGCAAGTTCGCGCCGTACGCGGACCCGCTGCTGCTGCCGCTCGCGACCCTGCTGAACGGGCTCGGGCTGGTCATCATCTGGCGCCTGGACCAGTCGAAGCGGCTGCAGGCGGGCAACACGTTCGTCGAGGCGGCACCGCGTCAGCTGCTGTACTCGGCCATGGGCATGGCCCTGCTGGTGGCCGTACTGATCTTCCTCAAGGACCACCGCGTCCTGCAGCGCTACACCTACATCTCCATGGCGGTCGCGCTGGTCCTGCTGCTCCTGCCGCTGGTGCCCGGGCTCGGCGCCGACGTCTTCGGCGCCAAGATCTGGATCAAGATCCCCGGCCTCGGCACGCTCCAGCCGGGCGAGTTCGCGAAGATCGTCCTCGCGGTGTTCTTCGCCGGCTATCTCATGGTCAAGAGAGACGCCCTGGCGCTGGCCAGCCGCCGCTTCATGGGCCTGTACCTGCCCCGCGGCCGTGACCTCGGACCGATCATCGTCGTATGGATGATCTCGATCCTCATCCTGGTCTTCGAGACCGACCTCGGTACGTCCCTGCTGTTCTTCGGGATGTTCGTCATCATGCTGTACGTCGCCACCGAGCGGACCAGCTGGATCGTCTTCGGTCTGCTGATGTCCGCGGTCGGCGCCGTCGGCGTGGCGAGCTTCGAGCCGCACATCCAGACGCGTGTGCAGGCCTGGCTCGACCCGGCGCGCGAGTTCGCGCTCAGCCGGGCCGGCGTCCAGGACGGCATCATCCACTCCGAGCAGGCCATGCAGGCCCTCTGGGCTTTCGGCTCCGGCGGCACCCTCGGCACCGGTCTCGGCCAGGGCAACTCCGACCTCATCGGCTTCGCCGCCAACTCCGACTTCATCCTCGCCACCTTCGGCGAGGAGCTGGGTCTGGCGGGCGTCATGGCGATCCTGCTGATCTACGGCCTGATCGTCGAACGCGGTGTGCGCACGGCCCTCGCGGCCCGCGACCCCTTCGGCAAGCTGCTGGCCGTCGGTCTGTCCGGCGCCTTCGCCCTCCAGGTCTTCGTCGTCGCCGGCGGTGTCATGGGCCTCATCCCGCTGACCGGTATGACGCTGCCCTTCGTGGCGTACGGCGGATCCTCAGTGATCGCCAACTGGGCCCTGATCGGCATCCTGCTGAGGATCAGCGATACGGCCCGCCGCCCCGCGCCGGCCCCGGCGCCCAACCCCGACGCCGAGATGACCCAGGTGGTCCGCCCGTCATGA
- a CDS encoding rhodanese-like domain-containing protein, producing the protein MHFGSGVPAVEVTDLKDDDFLLDVREDDEWQAGHAEGALHIPMSEFVARYGELTEAAPQDGRVHVICRSGGRSAQVTMYLAQQGVDAANVEGGMQVWAASGRPVVTDEGQPGFVL; encoded by the coding sequence ATGCATTTCGGATCTGGCGTACCGGCGGTCGAGGTCACGGACCTCAAGGACGACGACTTCCTGCTCGACGTCCGCGAGGACGACGAGTGGCAGGCGGGTCACGCCGAGGGTGCCCTGCACATTCCCATGAGCGAGTTCGTGGCGCGCTACGGCGAGCTGACCGAGGCCGCGCCGCAGGACGGGCGGGTGCATGTGATCTGCCGTTCCGGCGGGCGTTCGGCGCAGGTCACGATGTACCTCGCCCAGCAGGGCGTCGACGCGGCGAACGTCGAGGGCGGTATGCAGGTGTGGGCCGCCTCGGGGCGTCCCGTGGTGACCGACGAGGGGCAGCCGGGCTTCGTCCTCTGA
- a CDS encoding DUF2252 domain-containing protein, producing the protein MTEVVAERSAGVAESGPGSVRRSLPRVRGFADRDAGGAPKAEGKALRERLKRGDHARFDVDGARPDAVTAVEESNAGRIPGLTPIRVGRMAATPFAFLRGSAGLMAYDLARSPVTGIRAQICGDAHAANFGLYGDARGGLVIDLNDFDETLIGPWEWDLKRLATSLVLAGREAGADEDVCRLAALDAAGAYRRTMRLLARLPALDAWNAIADERLVSHTDAHDLLGTLERVAEKARANTSGRFAAKSTERTEDGGRRFVDAPPVLRRVGDEEAAAVVASLESYVDTLPEDRHPLLARHAVHDVAFRVVGTGSVGTRSYVVLLLDHRGEPLVLQVKEARPSALVPHLATAGFEVPEPEHEGRRVVLGQKRMQVVSDVLLGWTTVEGRPFQVRQFRNRKGSVDPAALAADQIDDYARMTGALLARAHAHSADPRLIAGYCGKNEELDEAIAAFSVAYADRTEADHADLVAAVRSGRIAAELGV; encoded by the coding sequence ATGACCGAGGTCGTTGCGGAGCGCTCGGCGGGCGTGGCGGAGTCGGGTCCGGGCTCTGTGCGTCGTTCGCTGCCGCGGGTGCGCGGGTTCGCCGACCGGGACGCCGGTGGGGCGCCGAAGGCCGAGGGGAAGGCGCTGCGCGAGCGGCTCAAGCGCGGTGACCACGCCCGCTTCGACGTGGACGGTGCCCGCCCGGACGCCGTGACGGCCGTCGAGGAGTCCAACGCCGGCCGCATCCCCGGGCTGACGCCGATACGGGTGGGCCGGATGGCGGCGACGCCGTTCGCCTTCCTGCGCGGTTCGGCCGGGCTCATGGCGTACGACCTGGCCCGCAGCCCCGTGACCGGGATCCGCGCGCAGATCTGCGGGGACGCGCACGCGGCGAACTTCGGGCTGTACGGCGACGCGCGCGGCGGCCTGGTCATCGACCTGAACGACTTCGACGAGACCCTGATCGGCCCCTGGGAGTGGGACCTGAAGCGGCTCGCCACCTCGCTGGTGCTCGCGGGCCGGGAGGCCGGCGCGGACGAAGACGTGTGCCGGCTGGCGGCGCTGGACGCGGCCGGCGCCTACCGGCGCACCATGCGGCTGCTGGCCCGGCTCCCCGCCCTGGACGCGTGGAACGCCATCGCGGACGAGCGGCTCGTCTCCCACACCGACGCCCACGACCTGCTCGGCACCCTGGAGCGGGTCGCGGAGAAGGCGCGGGCCAACACCAGCGGCCGTTTCGCGGCGAAGTCGACCGAGCGGACCGAGGACGGCGGGCGCCGGTTCGTGGACGCGCCGCCGGTGCTGCGCCGGGTCGGCGACGAGGAGGCGGCGGCGGTCGTCGCGTCCCTGGAGAGCTACGTGGACACGCTCCCCGAGGACCGGCATCCGCTGCTGGCGCGGCACGCGGTGCACGACGTGGCGTTCCGGGTCGTCGGCACGGGCAGCGTGGGCACACGGTCCTATGTCGTCCTGCTCCTGGACCACCGGGGCGAGCCGCTGGTCCTCCAGGTGAAGGAGGCGCGGCCGTCGGCTCTGGTCCCGCATCTGGCGACGGCCGGGTTCGAGGTGCCGGAGCCGGAGCACGAGGGGCGGCGCGTGGTGCTCGGGCAGAAGCGGATGCAGGTGGTCAGCGACGTCCTGCTGGGGTGGACGACGGTGGAGGGGCGGCCCTTCCAGGTGCGCCAGTTCCGCAACCGCAAGGGCAGCGTGGACCCGGCGGCGCTGGCCGCCGACCAGATCGACGACTACGCCCGGATGACCGGCGCCCTTCTGGCCCGGGCCCACGCGCACAGCGCCGACCCGCGTCTGATCGCCGGTTACTGCGGCAAGAACGAGGAGCTGGACGAGGCGATAGCCGCGTTCTCCGTCGCCTACGCCGACCGGACCGAGGCGGATCACGCCGACCTGGTGGCGGCCGTGCGGTCGGGGCGGATCGCGGCGGAGCTGGGGGTGTGA
- a CDS encoding DUF5819 family protein: MDAHEARSAVRHGPGEEPHDAPAADVPPPAPRTETEPETEPGADPVVARGGVAALSLRYQIAAALALAVVAITVCVHIAMVFLHVAPSNTVTKQHGQAIDDWIYPEFEQNWKLFAPNPLQQNIAVQARARVATADGRIRTPRWYDLSAEDGRAIDGNPIPSHTQQNALRRAWDFFVATHDAENRPVGLRGALSESYLRRTVELRLERADAAGDGGVVERVQVRSRTTNVRPPKWSDEQVSDRPTYRVLPWWRVPEARAEEGAR, translated from the coding sequence ATGGACGCGCACGAGGCTCGCTCGGCCGTGCGGCACGGGCCCGGTGAGGAGCCGCATGACGCTCCGGCCGCCGACGTGCCCCCGCCCGCCCCGCGAACGGAAACGGAGCCGGAAACGGAGCCGGGAGCCGATCCGGTAGTGGCCCGGGGCGGGGTGGCGGCCCTCTCGCTGCGGTACCAGATCGCCGCGGCCCTCGCTCTCGCCGTCGTCGCCATCACCGTCTGCGTCCACATCGCCATGGTCTTCCTGCATGTCGCGCCGTCGAACACGGTCACCAAGCAGCACGGGCAGGCGATAGACGACTGGATATATCCGGAGTTCGAGCAGAACTGGAAGCTGTTCGCGCCGAACCCGTTGCAGCAGAACATCGCCGTCCAGGCCCGCGCCCGCGTGGCGACCGCCGACGGCCGGATCCGCACCCCCCGCTGGTACGACCTGTCGGCCGAGGACGGCCGGGCCATCGACGGCAATCCGATCCCCAGCCACACCCAGCAGAACGCGCTGCGCCGGGCCTGGGACTTCTTCGTCGCCACGCACGACGCCGAGAACCGTCCGGTGGGTCTGCGCGGAGCCCTCTCCGAGTCCTATCTGCGGCGGACCGTGGAGCTGCGCCTTGAGCGTGCGGACGCGGCCGGTGACGGCGGTGTCGTGGAACGCGTCCAGGTGCGCTCCCGCACCACCAATGTGCGCCCCCCGAAGTGGAGCGACGAGCAGGTCTCCGACCGGCCCACCTACCGGGTCCTGCCCTGGTGGCGGGTCCCGGAGGCCCGTGCGGAGGAGGGTGCCCGGTGA
- a CDS encoding J domain-containing protein translates to MTTPEAEQSQAETADAAAPGDAEVPAGAAAQADGARPEERLEKAVRAAEQALIEYEIAVETFRVEVDNFSRLHHQKLGPMYARLDELDARIAEAVAARTGDPEDIRKADEARARVMPMPGVEELFHGWMDDSGLFPEAVAMLTDQPVRPPQRVRPSDEARKLYRELARKAHPDLAQEADERARREEFITRVNAAYARGDEALLRELAEEWAAGPGPEEQGPSAAEELYARLEWLAQRKEMLTLVARELEESAIGAMLRLAPDDPDRLLDEIAEQLLTQVAERENELAGLLAQGHGSSADGTGV, encoded by the coding sequence GTGACTACGCCGGAAGCTGAGCAGTCCCAGGCCGAGACCGCCGACGCGGCGGCGCCCGGCGACGCCGAGGTGCCCGCGGGAGCGGCCGCGCAGGCGGACGGGGCACGGCCCGAGGAGCGGCTGGAGAAGGCCGTACGGGCCGCCGAGCAGGCGTTGATCGAGTACGAGATCGCGGTGGAGACCTTCCGCGTCGAGGTCGACAACTTCTCCCGGCTGCACCACCAGAAGCTCGGCCCGATGTACGCCCGGCTCGACGAGCTGGACGCCCGGATCGCCGAGGCCGTCGCCGCGCGCACCGGCGACCCCGAGGACATCCGCAAGGCCGACGAGGCGCGGGCCCGGGTGATGCCGATGCCCGGCGTCGAGGAGCTGTTCCACGGCTGGATGGACGACTCGGGGCTGTTCCCGGAGGCCGTGGCGATGCTCACGGACCAGCCGGTGCGTCCGCCGCAGCGGGTGCGTCCCAGCGACGAGGCCCGCAAGCTCTACCGCGAGCTGGCCCGCAAGGCGCATCCGGACCTGGCCCAGGAGGCCGACGAGAGGGCCCGGCGCGAGGAGTTCATCACCCGCGTCAACGCCGCCTACGCCCGGGGCGACGAGGCACTGCTGCGGGAGCTGGCCGAGGAGTGGGCCGCCGGGCCGGGTCCCGAGGAGCAGGGGCCGAGCGCGGCGGAGGAGCTGTACGCCCGTCTGGAGTGGCTCGCCCAGCGCAAGGAGATGCTCACCCTGGTCGCCAGGGAGCTGGAGGAGAGCGCGATCGGGGCGATGCTCCGGCTGGCTCCCGACGACCCCGACCGGCTGCTGGACGAGATCGCCGAGCAGCTGCTGACGCAGGTCGCCGAGCGGGAGAACGAGCTGGCGGGGCTGCTCGCGCAGGGGCACGGCAGCTCGGCGGACGGCACCGGCGTCTGA
- a CDS encoding FMN-dependent NADH-azoreductase: protein MATLLHIDSSVFPAGTSSSRTVTDAFRRTWEEQHPGGTVIHRDLAAHPAPHISAAAHTAGFADPATHSPEQAAAFAERVKLIEELESADAVLVGAPMYNLTIPSTLKAWLDNVILVGRTVGEDASLKGTPVTVVASRGGAYGPGTPREGYEYVQNYLSAIFTDFFGADLTFIVPELTMAPADPKMADLVPLFEASHERALDEAATTAKTLAQRLVA from the coding sequence ATGGCCACCCTGCTGCACATCGACTCCTCGGTCTTCCCGGCCGGAACCTCCTCGTCCCGCACCGTCACCGACGCCTTCCGGCGGACCTGGGAGGAGCAGCACCCCGGCGGCACGGTCATCCACCGCGACCTCGCCGCCCACCCGGCGCCGCACATCTCGGCAGCCGCCCACACCGCCGGCTTCGCGGACCCGGCCACGCACTCCCCCGAGCAGGCCGCCGCCTTCGCGGAGCGCGTGAAGCTGATCGAGGAGCTGGAGTCCGCCGACGCCGTCCTGGTCGGCGCGCCGATGTACAACCTGACGATCCCGTCGACGCTCAAGGCGTGGCTGGACAACGTGATCCTGGTCGGCCGCACCGTCGGCGAGGACGCGTCGCTGAAGGGCACCCCGGTCACCGTCGTCGCCAGCCGCGGCGGCGCGTACGGACCGGGCACCCCGCGCGAGGGATACGAGTACGTGCAGAACTACCTGTCGGCGATCTTCACGGACTTCTTCGGCGCCGACCTCACGTTCATCGTCCCGGAGCTCACCATGGCCCCGGCCGACCCGAAGATGGCCGACCTGGTCCCCCTGTTCGAGGCCTCGCACGAGCGCGCCCTCGACGAGGCCGCCACGACGGCCAAGACGCTCGCGCAGCGCCTCGTGGCCTGA
- a CDS encoding acyl-CoA dehydrogenase family protein: MDFTFTEEQQAAAEAAHGVFAGVAPDAVPSPALTPGAVADGFDRALWDRLAEADLLSLLLAEEYGGAGLDPIALCLVLRESAKVLARVPLLESVAAAAAVQAYGTGELKDRVLPRAGRGELVLTVAAHGRTGHDPAELAVTARQDGRDWLLDGTQTTVAWAYDADLVVVPARTPADRTVLAVVPREAAGLSLAEQFSTSGERLGELRLDAVRIPARDVIDTPGAWEWLRHLLATGTCALALGLGEQVLSMTSAYASRREQFGHPIATFQAVAVQCADRYIDLCAMEAALWQAAWRIGSGTPGALPAAADVAVAKIWASDGVRRVVQTAQHLHGGFGADVDYSLHRYHAWAKHLELSLGPAAAHEDTLGDLLAAHPLG; encoded by the coding sequence GTGGACTTCACCTTCACCGAGGAGCAGCAGGCGGCGGCCGAGGCGGCCCACGGGGTGTTCGCCGGGGTCGCGCCCGACGCGGTGCCCTCGCCCGCCCTCACCCCGGGCGCCGTCGCCGACGGCTTCGACCGCGCGCTGTGGGACCGGCTGGCCGAGGCCGACCTGCTGAGCCTGCTGCTCGCGGAGGAGTACGGCGGGGCGGGCCTCGACCCGATCGCGCTCTGCCTCGTCCTGCGCGAGTCCGCGAAGGTGCTGGCCCGGGTGCCGCTGCTGGAGAGCGTCGCCGCCGCGGCCGCCGTCCAGGCGTACGGCACCGGGGAGCTGAAGGACCGCGTGCTGCCCCGGGCCGGACGCGGGGAACTCGTGCTGACGGTCGCCGCGCACGGCCGCACCGGCCATGACCCCGCCGAACTCGCGGTCACCGCCCGGCAGGACGGCCGCGACTGGCTGCTGGACGGCACCCAGACCACGGTCGCCTGGGCCTACGACGCCGACCTCGTCGTCGTCCCGGCCCGCACCCCCGCCGACCGCACGGTCCTCGCCGTGGTGCCGCGCGAAGCTGCCGGGCTCTCGCTCGCCGAGCAGTTCTCCACCAGCGGCGAACGGCTGGGGGAACTGCGCCTGGACGCCGTGCGCATCCCCGCGCGGGACGTGATCGACACCCCGGGCGCCTGGGAGTGGCTACGGCATCTGCTGGCCACCGGGACCTGCGCGCTCGCCCTCGGCCTGGGCGAACAGGTCCTGAGCATGACCTCCGCCTACGCGTCCAGGCGCGAACAGTTCGGGCATCCCATCGCCACGTTCCAGGCGGTCGCGGTGCAGTGCGCCGACCGCTACATCGACCTGTGCGCCATGGAGGCCGCGCTGTGGCAGGCCGCCTGGCGGATCGGCTCGGGGACACCGGGCGCCCTGCCCGCCGCCGCTGACGTCGCCGTGGCCAAGATCTGGGCGTCGGACGGCGTACGCCGCGTCGTGCAGACCGCACAGCATCTGCACGGCGGCTTCGGCGCCGACGTCGACTACTCCCTGCACCGCTATCACGCCTGGGCCAAGCACCTGGAGCTCTCGCTCGGCCCGGCCGCAGCCCACGAGGACACCCTCGGAGACCTGCTCGCGGCCCACCCCCTGGGGTGA
- a CDS encoding winged helix-turn-helix transcriptional regulator, translated as MAGEESHDVASCKQVDDGITRVFQLLGKRWTGPIVSVLTTGPAYFVSLRRAIPGISERMLSDRLTELTAAGLVVREVYEGPPLRVVYRLTEAGAALEPALKELGGWAMKHLPERDRPEGC; from the coding sequence ATGGCGGGTGAGGAGAGTCACGACGTAGCGAGCTGCAAGCAGGTGGACGACGGCATCACCCGCGTCTTCCAGCTGCTCGGCAAGCGCTGGACCGGTCCGATCGTGTCCGTGCTGACGACGGGCCCCGCCTACTTCGTCTCCCTGCGCCGGGCCATCCCCGGGATCAGCGAGCGGATGCTGTCCGACCGGCTCACGGAGCTGACCGCGGCGGGGCTCGTGGTGCGTGAGGTGTACGAGGGGCCGCCGTTGCGCGTGGTGTACCGCCTGACGGAGGCCGGTGCCGCGCTGGAGCCCGCGCTCAAGGAGCTGGGCGGGTGGGCGATGAAGCATCTGCCGGAGAGGGATCGGCCGGAGGGCTGCTGA
- a CDS encoding Stp1/IreP family PP2C-type Ser/Thr phosphatase: MYPEPTGEVRMSLSLRFAAGSHKGMIREGNEDSGYAGPRLLAIADGMGGAAAGEVASSEAISTIVALDDDVPGSDLLTSLGTAVQRANDQLRSMVEEDPQLEGMGTTLTALLWTGQRLGLVHVGDSRAYLLRDGVLTQITQDHTWVQRLVDEGRITEEEATTHPQRSLLMRALGSGDHVDPDLSIREVRAGDRYLICSDGLSGVVSHQTLEDTLASYQGPQETVQELIQLALRGGGPDNITVIVADVLDLDTGDTLAGQLSDTPVVVGAVAENQPHHLHDNGIMQTPAGRASGLGRQVPGQGGGGEFGPPGSGDTTGYVPTGGFGAYTDDDFVKPGKGRKWLKRSLYSVLALAVIGGGLYGGYRWTQTQYYVGTNDEHVALYRGISQDLAWVSLSKVEKDHPEIELKYLPPYQQKLVEATIAEGGLKDAQTKIDELALQASACKKRAERQAAESEKNAKTGEGEAGGTTGTTRTSLTSKATSTPSPNPSTSPPSSTSPTPTATPNPGPTLSEEEQKVVSNCGTQ; this comes from the coding sequence ATGTACCCGGAGCCGACGGGCGAGGTGCGCATGAGTCTGTCACTGCGCTTCGCCGCCGGATCGCACAAAGGCATGATCCGGGAGGGCAACGAGGACTCCGGATACGCCGGGCCCCGCCTGCTCGCCATCGCCGACGGCATGGGCGGCGCGGCCGCCGGCGAGGTCGCCTCCTCCGAGGCCATCTCCACGATCGTCGCGCTCGACGACGACGTCCCGGGCTCCGACCTGCTCACCTCGCTCGGCACCGCCGTGCAGCGCGCCAACGACCAGCTGCGCTCCATGGTCGAGGAGGACCCGCAGCTCGAGGGCATGGGCACCACGCTCACCGCCCTGCTGTGGACCGGGCAGCGCCTCGGCCTCGTCCACGTCGGCGACTCGCGCGCGTACCTGCTGCGCGACGGCGTCCTCACCCAGATCACGCAGGACCACACCTGGGTGCAGCGGCTGGTCGACGAGGGCCGGATCACCGAGGAAGAGGCCACCACCCACCCCCAGCGCTCGCTGCTGATGCGCGCCCTGGGCAGCGGCGACCACGTGGACCCGGATCTGTCGATCCGCGAGGTCCGCGCCGGCGACCGCTACCTGATCTGCTCCGACGGCCTGTCCGGCGTCGTGTCCCACCAGACCCTGGAGGACACCCTCGCCAGCTACCAGGGCCCCCAGGAGACGGTCCAGGAGCTGATCCAGCTCGCCCTGCGCGGCGGCGGCCCCGACAACATCACGGTGATCGTCGCGGACGTCCTCGACCTGGACACCGGGGACACCCTCGCAGGGCAGCTCTCCGACACCCCGGTCGTGGTCGGCGCGGTCGCCGAGAACCAGCCGCACCACCTGCACGACAACGGCATCATGCAGACCCCCGCGGGCCGCGCCTCCGGGCTCGGCCGCCAGGTGCCCGGCCAGGGCGGGGGCGGCGAGTTCGGCCCGCCCGGCTCCGGCGACACCACCGGCTATGTGCCGACGGGCGGCTTCGGCGCCTACACCGACGACGACTTCGTCAAGCCCGGCAAAGGCCGCAAGTGGCTGAAGAGATCCCTCTATTCGGTCCTCGCGCTCGCCGTCATCGGCGGCGGCCTCTACGGCGGCTACCGCTGGACGCAGACGCAGTACTACGTCGGCACCAACGACGAGCATGTCGCGCTGTACCGCGGGATCAGCCAGGACCTGGCATGGGTGTCGCTCTCGAAGGTCGAGAAGGACCACCCCGAGATTGAACTCAAGTACCTGCCGCCCTACCAGCAGAAGCTGGTGGAGGCGACCATCGCCGAAGGCGGTCTGAAGGACGCGCAGACGAAGATCGACGAACTGGCGCTGCAGGCGTCCGCGTGCAAGAAGCGGGCCGAACGCCAGGCCGCCGAGAGCGAGAAGAACGCGAAGACGGGCGAGGGCGAGGCCGGAGGCACCACGGGAACCACCCGTACCTCCCTCACGTCCAAGGCGACATCGACGCCGTCGCCCAACCCGTCCACTTCACCTCCCTCGTCCACCTCCCCGACACCGACTGCGACGCCAAACCCCGGCCCGACCCTCTCGGAGGAAGAGCAGAAGGTCGTCTCGAACTGCGGTACGCAGTAG
- a CDS encoding FhaA domain-containing protein: MGVLKKFEQRLEGLVNGTFAKVFKSEVQPVEIAGALQRECDNNATIWNRDRTVVPNDFIVELSAPDYERLSPYSGQLGDELAGMVRDYAKQQRYTFMGPIKVHLEKADDLDTGLYRVRSRTLAGSTDQQAGGPQRPAPAGRPGAPGGYGYPPAAAPTGAPPMPAAPPPGGRPGGYGYPQPAGGPRPPAAPAPGGRTRYWIEINGTRHQISRATLVLGRSTDADVRIDDPGVSRRHCEIRTGTPSTIQDLGSTNGIVVDGQHTTRATLRDGSRIVVGSTTIIYRQAEG, translated from the coding sequence ATGGGAGTCCTGAAGAAGTTCGAGCAGCGTCTCGAAGGTCTGGTCAACGGCACCTTCGCCAAGGTGTTCAAGTCCGAGGTGCAGCCGGTGGAGATCGCCGGAGCGCTCCAGCGTGAGTGCGACAACAACGCCACGATCTGGAACCGCGACCGGACGGTCGTCCCCAACGACTTCATCGTGGAGCTGAGCGCGCCGGACTACGAGCGGCTGAGCCCCTACTCGGGCCAGCTCGGCGACGAGCTCGCGGGCATGGTCCGCGACTACGCCAAGCAGCAGCGCTACACCTTCATGGGACCGATCAAGGTCCACCTCGAGAAGGCCGACGACCTCGACACCGGTCTGTACCGGGTGCGCAGCCGCACCCTCGCCGGTTCCACCGACCAGCAGGCCGGCGGCCCCCAGCGGCCCGCCCCGGCCGGACGCCCCGGCGCCCCGGGCGGCTACGGCTACCCGCCGGCCGCCGCGCCCACGGGCGCCCCGCCGATGCCTGCCGCGCCGCCCCCCGGCGGACGTCCCGGCGGCTACGGATACCCGCAGCCCGCCGGCGGCCCCCGGCCGCCCGCCGCACCGGCGCCCGGCGGACGCACCCGCTACTGGATCGAGATCAACGGCACCCGCCACCAGATCTCCCGCGCCACGCTCGTGCTGGGTCGCAGCACCGACGCCGACGTGCGGATCGACGACCCCGGCGTCTCCCGCCGGCACTGCGAGATCCGGACCGGAACGCCCTCGACGATCCAGGATCTCGGGTCCACCAACGGCATCGTGGTGGACGGGCAGCACACCACCCGCGCTACGCTCCGCGACGGCTCGCGGATCGTCGTGGGCAGCACCACCATCATTTACCGGCAAGCCGAAGGGTGA